Proteins found in one Oncorhynchus mykiss isolate Arlee chromosome 3, USDA_OmykA_1.1, whole genome shotgun sequence genomic segment:
- the LOC110520452 gene encoding gap junction alpha-5 protein, with the protein MGDWSLLGNFLEEVQEHSTSVGKVWLTVLFIFRILVLGTAAESSWGDEQSDFLCDTQQPGCTNVCYDRAFPIAHIRYWVLQIVFVSTPSLIYMGHAMHIVRRDEKRKRREQEKTEGMEEEEEKGEGGSVSGEKVYLQQRDCGKVLEASGRVRLRGALLSTYILSILIRTVMEVIFIVVQYMIYGVFLRALYHCKAWPCPNPVNCYMSRPTEKNVFIVFMLVVAGVSLLLSVVELYHLAYRRYRKCRRTRASLKNTTHNAVAIPFTRDADNPTSHNSPGCTPPPDFRQCLVLSGTMTPLAPVNPMNSMPPHPFNNRMAHQQNSVNMATERHHSHDDLEGEGGFLRMNYTQVPGEMPSGCSAPPLLHTAYLKDKQSLSKISSTSSRVRPDDLAV; encoded by the coding sequence ATGGGGGACTGGAGTCTTCTGGGGAACTTCCTGGAGGAAGTTCAGGAACATTCCACGTCGGTGGGGAAGGTGTGGCTCACCGTCCTCTTCATCTTCAGGATCCTGGTGCTGGGCACAGCCGCTGAGTCCTCATGGGGAGACGAACAGAGTGACTTCCTGTGCGACACCCAGCAGCCTGGTTGTACCAACGTCTGTTATGACCGGGCGTTTCCTATCGCACACATCCGCTACTGGGTCCTACAGATCGTCTTCGTGTCCACACCATCACTGATCTACATGGGTCACGCCATGCACATAGTGCGGAGGGATGAGAAACGAAAAAGGAGGGAGCAGGAGAAgacagaggggatggaggaggaggaggagaagggagagggggggagcgtATCGGGGGAGAAGGTGTATCTCCAGCAGAGGGATTGTGGGAAGGTGCTGGAGGCATCTGGGCGAGTTCGCCTGCGGGGGGCGCTGTTATCCACGTACATTCTGAGCATCCTGATCCGCACTGTGATGGAGGTGATCTTCATCGTGGTCCAGTACATGATCTATGGAGTCTTCCTCAGGGCTCTGTACCACTGCAAGGCCTGGCCCTGCCCCAACCCAGTCAACTGCTACATGTCCCGGCCAACAGAAAAGAACGTATTCATCGTCTTCATGCTGGTGGTGGcaggtgtctccctcctcctctctgtggtcGAGCTCTACCACCTGGCCTACAGGCGGTACAGGAAGTGCAGACGCACTCGTGCCTCCCTCAAAAACACCACTCATAATGCTGTGGCAATCCCCTTCACCAGGGACGCCGACAACCCAACCAGTCACAACTCCCCAGGCTGCACCCCTCCCCCTGACTTCCGCCAGTGCTTGGTGTTGTCGGGGACAATGACCCCCTTGGCCCCTGTGAACCCCATGAACTCCATGCCTCCTCACCCcttcaacaacagaatggcgcACCAGCAGAACTCCGTCAACATGGCCACCGAGCGTCACCATTCCCATGACGacctggagggagagggaggtttCCTGAGGATGAACTACACCCAGGTGCCAGGGGAGATGCCCAGCGGGTGCTCTGCGCCACCCTTACTGCATACCGCGTACCTGAAGGACAAACAGAGTCTCAGTAAGATCAGCAGCACCAGCAGCCGGGTTCGACCAGACGACCTGGCCGTGTAG